In Thiofilum sp., the genomic window ATTTAGGCGCAATACCGAGTGAAGGTTCATCCAGCAATAATAAGCGCGGCTTAGCCATTAAAGCGCGTCCAATCACCATCATTTGCTGCTCACCACCTGAGAGTGTGCCCGCTTGTTGGTGGTAGCGTTCTTTTAAGCGCGGAAATCGTGTCAAAATACGCTCTAATGAATCGGCAATTTCAGCCTTATTGGTGCGGGTAAATGCGCCCATGAGCAGATTATCTTTAATCGACATATAGGGGAACACGCGCCGCCCTTCGGGAACCATACTGATGCCTAATTCGACAATCTCATCAGGGCGCTTACCATCGAGGCGCTGACCGTCATAATAGATTTCACCCGAACGTAATTTACGCAATCCGGTAATCGCTCGCAAAATCGACGATTTACCTGCTCCATTGGCTCCAATCAGCGCGACGGTTTCACCTTGTTTGACCTCCAGTGATACCCCTTTAAGTGCATACACATGGTCATAATACAATTCGACTTGCTTGAGGCTAAGTAAGGTAGGGTTATTCATCGCTTATAATCCAATAGTAGCGTCTTCATGACCTAAATAAGCCTCAATCACGCGCTCATTCGCTTGGATTTCAGCAGGTGTCCCTTCGGCAATCTTTTCTCCAAAATTGAGTACTACAATCCAATCTGAGATTTTCATCACCGCTGGCATATCGTG contains:
- a CDS encoding ABC transporter ATP-binding protein codes for the protein MNNPTLLSLKQVELYYDHVYALKGVSLEVKQGETVALIGANGAGKSSILRAITGLRKLRSGEIYYDGQRLDGKRPDEIVELGISMVPEGRRVFPYMSIKDNLLMGAFTRTNKAEIADSLERILTRFPRLKERYHQQAGTLSGGEQQMMVIGRALMAKPRLLLLDEPSLGIAPKLVQEIARSIIAINQEEQVSVLLVEQNSRMALRISQRAYALSIGEIALSGDSEAMLNDERVKQLYLGG